A portion of the Acidobacteriota bacterium genome contains these proteins:
- a CDS encoding lipopolysaccharide kinase InaA family protein codes for MRPPPEGFVLQLLDAGGAWWRRDLATALREAGLDRPWTLVGARPDLPGTGRGPRGAVETAAGRAWIKQCLRGGFPARFNAERYFSLDRFRRELEVTGKALAAGLPVLPTWGLVFRRARPGWRVWQITPLVEQAPDLARWFSGSLAAEEAAGLLEAAVALAARLHGAGLYHHDLNLGNLLARARREGGWELTVIDLDRALWYEGGVPRSRRRRVFERLERSWRKILGPDGPVPARRRREIFDAYRDVAPDSV; via the coding sequence ATGCGGCCCCCTCCCGAGGGCTTCGTCTTGCAACTCCTCGACGCTGGAGGAGCCTGGTGGCGGCGCGATCTGGCGACGGCGCTGCGGGAGGCTGGGCTCGATCGCCCCTGGACCCTGGTCGGCGCCCGGCCCGACCTGCCGGGGACGGGTCGCGGGCCCCGGGGGGCGGTGGAGACCGCGGCCGGCAGGGCGTGGATCAAGCAATGCCTGCGGGGCGGCTTTCCCGCCCGTTTCAACGCCGAGCGCTATTTTTCCCTCGATCGCTTCCGTCGCGAGTTGGAGGTCACCGGGAAGGCCCTGGCCGCGGGTTTGCCGGTGCTGCCCACCTGGGGCCTGGTCTTCCGCCGCGCCCGGCCGGGGTGGCGGGTCTGGCAGATCACCCCGCTGGTCGAGCAGGCGCCCGACCTGGCCCGGTGGTTCTCCGGCTCCCTGGCGGCGGAGGAGGCCGCGGGCCTGCTCGAGGCCGCGGTGGCTTTGGCCGCGCGACTGCATGGGGCGGGTCTCTACCACCACGATCTCAACCTGGGCAATCTCCTGGCCCGGGCCCGGCGGGAGGGCGGCTGGGAGTTGACGGTGATCGACCTGGACCGCGCGCTCTGGTACGAGGGAGGCGTGCCGCGTTCCCGGCGGCGCCGGGTCTTCGAACGCCTCGAACGATCGTGGCGGAAGATCCTCGGACCCGACGGGCCGGTCCCCGCCAGGCGGCGGCGGGAGATCTTCGACGCCTATCGCGACGTGGCCCCCGACTCGGTGTAG
- a CDS encoding diguanylate cyclase, with protein MPASEKCSHWLRDTVTALGVAVFFAACFELLRADLETLGLVGACLLLIALFGRMSLRMPRRGVVLSVSEPLVFGVLIFLGPFPAAFLAGLDGLLSSARHTRRLRLRLANGAMMSLSLGIAAFVFEALAPTGFRSAGTHAENLVTATMMACLAFFAVNSGVVAGADALAKGKPFWRAWRETSWTLLSCTFSAGTALLAWMLHARWGNLALAVGLPALAVVYFVVWTQFEKIAVHERHHAELQNLHQRTMEAFALAIDTRHPRSRGHARRVQAYAEEVARRHIAGAADGSVRRLGTSWLASLSAAALLHDIGKLGVPDQLLSKPPEELSERETERLRRHPAIGAAILGGIPFPFPLGKAIRHHHERWDGLGYPDGLRDEQIPLAARLIALADTLDHLHITYVGPEHRRLETMRLRMAELAGRQLDPTLVEIYCDQAAEIEEAVAARISADGPTQETSQETEALEDIDRAQKEAGVLYDLARQVGSTLDLQDTAITVLHRLVELMPATSACLYVYDDQARMLLPQAAIGPLSDILDIRRFAPGEGTIGWCYETGEPLLDADPRVDLGRQVASGERPPVSQAVIPIADETGTSGVIAFFAEQARVFDPDQLRVLDTVVPQIARALANARLYESTRTTSMTDALTSLPNSRFLYSQFDKELARATRKGLPLSVVVLDLDGFKPINDTYGHQAGDAVLRRVAALLREAFRHEDIVCRYAGDEFVALLPETSPEEAERIVRRVQQTLASTQIPVKSGNREHHVSVGISAGWACFPLDGTTLEELVHRADKEMYRDKSRRYTESGATSR; from the coding sequence TTGCCAGCATCAGAGAAATGTTCCCACTGGTTGCGGGATACGGTCACCGCCCTCGGCGTCGCGGTGTTTTTCGCCGCCTGCTTCGAGCTGCTGCGTGCCGACCTGGAAACCCTCGGCCTTGTGGGAGCCTGCCTGCTGCTGATCGCCCTCTTCGGCCGCATGTCGCTGCGCATGCCTCGCCGCGGCGTGGTGCTCTCCGTCTCGGAGCCCCTGGTCTTCGGCGTCCTGATCTTTCTCGGGCCGTTTCCCGCCGCCTTCCTCGCCGGTCTCGACGGTCTGCTCTCCTCGGCGCGGCACACCCGCCGCCTGAGGCTGCGCCTGGCCAACGGCGCGATGATGAGCCTGTCTCTCGGCATCGCCGCCTTCGTCTTCGAAGCGCTGGCTCCCACCGGATTTCGCTCGGCCGGCACTCACGCCGAGAACCTGGTGACCGCCACGATGATGGCCTGCCTGGCCTTCTTCGCGGTCAACTCCGGGGTGGTCGCCGGCGCCGACGCCCTGGCCAAGGGCAAGCCGTTCTGGCGCGCGTGGCGGGAGACCTCCTGGACGCTGCTCTCCTGCACCTTCAGCGCCGGAACGGCCCTGCTGGCCTGGATGCTCCACGCCCGTTGGGGGAACCTGGCCCTGGCCGTGGGCCTTCCCGCCCTGGCCGTCGTGTACTTCGTGGTCTGGACCCAGTTCGAGAAGATCGCCGTCCACGAACGCCACCACGCCGAACTGCAGAACCTCCACCAGCGCACCATGGAAGCCTTTGCCCTGGCGATCGACACGCGGCACCCTCGCTCCCGCGGGCACGCCCGCCGCGTTCAGGCCTATGCCGAGGAGGTCGCCCGCCGGCACATCGCCGGCGCTGCCGACGGCAGCGTCAGGCGGCTGGGCACATCCTGGCTGGCCAGCCTCTCGGCGGCGGCCCTGTTGCACGACATCGGCAAACTGGGCGTACCCGACCAGCTGCTGAGCAAGCCCCCGGAAGAACTGAGCGAGCGGGAGACCGAGCGGCTGCGGCGGCACCCGGCGATCGGGGCGGCGATTTTGGGCGGGATTCCCTTCCCCTTCCCCCTCGGCAAGGCGATCCGCCATCACCACGAGCGCTGGGACGGCCTGGGCTATCCCGACGGCCTGCGCGACGAGCAGATCCCTCTCGCCGCGCGACTGATCGCCCTGGCCGATACCCTCGATCATCTCCACATAACCTACGTGGGGCCCGAACACAGGCGGCTCGAAACCATGCGCCTGAGAATGGCGGAGCTGGCGGGGAGGCAGCTGGACCCGACCCTGGTCGAGATCTACTGCGATCAGGCGGCGGAGATCGAGGAGGCCGTGGCCGCACGGATCAGCGCCGACGGCCCGACCCAGGAAACCTCCCAGGAGACCGAAGCCCTCGAAGACATCGACCGGGCTCAGAAGGAGGCGGGCGTACTCTACGATCTGGCCCGGCAGGTCGGCAGCACCCTCGACCTGCAGGACACGGCGATCACCGTGCTGCATCGCCTGGTGGAACTCATGCCCGCCACCTCGGCCTGCCTTTACGTCTACGACGATCAGGCGCGCATGCTCTTGCCCCAGGCGGCCATCGGTCCCCTCAGCGACATCCTCGACATCCGCCGTTTCGCACCGGGCGAAGGCACCATCGGCTGGTGCTACGAAACCGGCGAGCCCCTACTCGACGCCGACCCGCGGGTGGACCTCGGCCGGCAGGTCGCCAGTGGTGAGCGGCCGCCGGTCTCCCAGGCGGTCATCCCCATTGCCGACGAGACGGGCACCAGCGGCGTGATCGCCTTTTTCGCCGAGCAGGCCCGAGTCTTCGACCCCGACCAGCTCCGCGTACTCGACACGGTGGTTCCCCAGATCGCCCGGGCCCTGGCCAACGCCCGGCTCTACGAGTCCACCCGCACGACGTCGATGACCGACGCCCTGACATCGCTGCCCAACAGCCGCTTCCTCTACTCCCAGTTCGACAAGGAGCTGGCCCGGGCGACCCGAAAAGGCCTGCCCCTGTCGGTGGTGGTGCTCGATCTCGATGGTTTCAAACCGATCAACGACACCTATGGTCACCAGGCGGGTGACGCTGTGTTGCGGCGGGTCGCCGCACTGTTGAGGGAGGCCTTCCGCCACGAGGACATCGTCTGCCGCTACGCCGGCGACGAGTTCGTCGCCCTGCTGCCGGAGACGTCACCGGAAGAGGCGGAGCGCATCGTCCGCCGCGTGCAGCAGACCCTCGCGTCCACTCAGATCCCGGTCAAGTCGGGCAACCGGGAGCACCACGTCAGCGTGGGCATCAGCGCGGGCTGGGCCTGCTTCCCCCTCGACGGCACCACCCTCGAGGAACTGGTGCACCGGGCCGACAAGGAGATGTATCGGGACAAGTCCCGCCGCTACACCGAGTCGGGGGCCACGTCGCGATAG